The following proteins are encoded in a genomic region of Portunus trituberculatus isolate SZX2019 chromosome 13, ASM1759143v1, whole genome shotgun sequence:
- the LOC123502990 gene encoding high affinity copper uptake protein 1-like isoform X2 gives MAQCLSVCLLPVVVTLRFSCALTWWCHQRINMDHAGHDHMNHGNMDHGSMDHSSMDHSGMDHSGMDHGEHSGHNMAMAVVNTTMRAIVEAMQTTEKVMDHAGHGDMNHGPATSAPMKHSGHGHGHGHGRDMDMDMDMDMGMSMSFHFGYNETILFDWWKISTIGGLIGSMVGIFILAMLYEGLKYWREHLFRKSLAAMQYCAKVEKGNVTEQDKPSQMNMLSVDHGIQTLLHMVQMIVSYLLMLIFMTYNVWLCIATVLGAGLGYFLFGWRKSVVVDITEHCH, from the exons ACCTGGTGGTGCCATCAACGAATAAACATGGATCACGCAGGCCATGACCACATGAACCACGGCAACATGGACCACGGCAGCATGGACCACAGCAGCATGGACCACTCCGGCATGGACCACTCTGGCATGGACCACGGGGAGCACTCAGGACACAACATGGCCATGGCGGTGGTGAACACAACGATGAGGGCGATAGTGGAGGCCATGCAGACCACAGAGAAGGTTATGGACCATGCGG GTCACGGGGACATGAACCACGGGCCGGCGACCTCTGCACCAATGAAGCACAGTGGACATGGCCATGGCCACGGACACGGCAGGGACATGGACATGGATATGGATATGGATATGGGAATGAGT ATGTCTTTCCACTTTGGGTACAATGAAACCATTCTGTTTGACTGGTGGAAGATCAGTACCATTGGCGGCCTCATTGGGTCCATGGTGGGCATCTTCATCCTGGCCATGCTATACGAGGGACTCAAGTATTGGAG AGAGCACCTCTTCCGCAAGTCCCTGGCAGCCATGCAGTACTGCGCCAAGGTGGAGAAAGGCAATGTCACCGAGCAGGACAAACCATCACA GATGAATATGTTAAGTGTAGATCACGGAATCCAAACTCTGCTACACATGGTCCAGATGATCGTGAGTTACTTGCTCATGCTGATCTTCATGACCTACAACGTGTGGCTGTGCATAGCGACGGTGCTCGGGGCGGGGCTTGGTTACTTCCTCTTCGGATGGCGCAAGTCTGTGGTGGTCGACATAACGGAGCACTGCCACTAg
- the LOC123502990 gene encoding high affinity copper uptake protein 1-like isoform X3, with product MDHAGHDHMNHGNMDHGSMDHSSMDHSGMDHSGMDHGEHSGHNMAMAVVNTTMRAIVEAMQTTEKVMDHAGHGDMNHGPATSAPMKHSGHGHGHGHGRDMDMDMDMDMGMSMSFHFGYNETILFDWWKISTIGGLIGSMVGIFILAMLYEGLKYWREHLFRKSLAAMQYCAKVEKGNVTEQDKPSQYMEQIIMPPTMNMLSVDHGIQTLLHMVQMIVSYLLMLIFMTYNVWLCIATVLGAGLGYFLFGWRKSVVVDITEHCH from the exons ATGGATCACGCAGGCCATGACCACATGAACCACGGCAACATGGACCACGGCAGCATGGACCACAGCAGCATGGACCACTCCGGCATGGACCACTCTGGCATGGACCACGGGGAGCACTCAGGACACAACATGGCCATGGCGGTGGTGAACACAACGATGAGGGCGATAGTGGAGGCCATGCAGACCACAGAGAAGGTTATGGACCATGCGG GTCACGGGGACATGAACCACGGGCCGGCGACCTCTGCACCAATGAAGCACAGTGGACATGGCCATGGCCACGGACACGGCAGGGACATGGACATGGATATGGATATGGATATGGGAATGAGT ATGTCTTTCCACTTTGGGTACAATGAAACCATTCTGTTTGACTGGTGGAAGATCAGTACCATTGGCGGCCTCATTGGGTCCATGGTGGGCATCTTCATCCTGGCCATGCTATACGAGGGACTCAAGTATTGGAG AGAGCACCTCTTCCGCAAGTCCCTGGCAGCCATGCAGTACTGCGCCAAGGTGGAGAAAGGCAATGTCACCGAGCAGGACAAACCATCACA atATATGGAGCAGATCATTATGCCCCCCAC GATGAATATGTTAAGTGTAGATCACGGAATCCAAACTCTGCTACACATGGTCCAGATGATCGTGAGTTACTTGCTCATGCTGATCTTCATGACCTACAACGTGTGGCTGTGCATAGCGACGGTGCTCGGGGCGGGGCTTGGTTACTTCCTCTTCGGATGGCGCAAGTCTGTGGTGGTCGACATAACGGAGCACTGCCACTAg
- the LOC123502992 gene encoding transmembrane protein 222-like: MDHRHHRYPCCIVWTPLPLLTWFLPFIGHMGIAYTSGVIRDFAGPYFVSEDNMAFGWPTKYWMLDPYRAHGGPAAFDNSIQLASQEYQGRMHNLFCDNCHSHVAMALNLMHYDSSSHWNMVKLCFLMLIHGKYVSFMGFIKTWLPFLFVAGGIMALVLLV; encoded by the exons ATggaccatcgccaccaccgctACCCGTGCTGCATTGTGTGGACGCCACTGCCTCTCCTCAC GTGGTTCCTGCCATTCATTGGACACATGGGCATCGCGTACACTTCGGGGGTGATTCGGGACTTTGCGGGGCCCTACTTTGTATCAGAGGACAACATGGCGTTTGGCTGGCCCACTAAGTACTGGATGCTGGACCCCTACAGAGCACACGGGGGCCCTGCAGCGTTTGACAATAGCATCCAGCTCGCCTCACAGGAGTACCAGGGAAGAATG CACAATTTGTTCTGCGACAACTGCCACTCACACGTTGCCATGGCTCTCAACCTGATGCACTACGACAGCAGCTCTCACTGGAACATGGTCAAGCTGTGTTTCCTCATGCTTATTCACGGGAAATATGTCAG TTTCATGGGGTTCATTAAGACATGGTTGCCATTCTTGTTCGTCGCTGGAGGAATTATGGCGCTGGTTCTGCTGGTGTGA
- the LOC123502990 gene encoding high affinity copper uptake protein 1-like isoform X1 — MAQCLSVCLLPVVVTLRFSCALTWWCHQRINMDHAGHDHMNHGNMDHGSMDHSSMDHSGMDHSGMDHGEHSGHNMAMAVVNTTMRAIVEAMQTTEKVMDHAGHGDMNHGPATSAPMKHSGHGHGHGHGRDMDMDMDMDMGMSMSFHFGYNETILFDWWKISTIGGLIGSMVGIFILAMLYEGLKYWREHLFRKSLAAMQYCAKVEKGNVTEQDKPSQYMEQIIMPPTMNMLSVDHGIQTLLHMVQMIVSYLLMLIFMTYNVWLCIATVLGAGLGYFLFGWRKSVVVDITEHCH, encoded by the exons ACCTGGTGGTGCCATCAACGAATAAACATGGATCACGCAGGCCATGACCACATGAACCACGGCAACATGGACCACGGCAGCATGGACCACAGCAGCATGGACCACTCCGGCATGGACCACTCTGGCATGGACCACGGGGAGCACTCAGGACACAACATGGCCATGGCGGTGGTGAACACAACGATGAGGGCGATAGTGGAGGCCATGCAGACCACAGAGAAGGTTATGGACCATGCGG GTCACGGGGACATGAACCACGGGCCGGCGACCTCTGCACCAATGAAGCACAGTGGACATGGCCATGGCCACGGACACGGCAGGGACATGGACATGGATATGGATATGGATATGGGAATGAGT ATGTCTTTCCACTTTGGGTACAATGAAACCATTCTGTTTGACTGGTGGAAGATCAGTACCATTGGCGGCCTCATTGGGTCCATGGTGGGCATCTTCATCCTGGCCATGCTATACGAGGGACTCAAGTATTGGAG AGAGCACCTCTTCCGCAAGTCCCTGGCAGCCATGCAGTACTGCGCCAAGGTGGAGAAAGGCAATGTCACCGAGCAGGACAAACCATCACA atATATGGAGCAGATCATTATGCCCCCCAC GATGAATATGTTAAGTGTAGATCACGGAATCCAAACTCTGCTACACATGGTCCAGATGATCGTGAGTTACTTGCTCATGCTGATCTTCATGACCTACAACGTGTGGCTGTGCATAGCGACGGTGCTCGGGGCGGGGCTTGGTTACTTCCTCTTCGGATGGCGCAAGTCTGTGGTGGTCGACATAACGGAGCACTGCCACTAg